Genomic segment of Verrucomicrobium sp.:
AGCCGGAGCCCCTCCGTCATGGAGCTGAGGGCCGCCTTGCTCAGGCTGTAGGGATTGAGAAAGGGCAGGGGAAACTCGGCCGCCAGGGAGGAGATGTTGAGAATGAGCCCGTCTTGCCGCTGGCGGAAGCCGGGCAGCGCCAGCCGGATGAGCTGGAGAGGGCCCAGGAGGAGCGTCTCCAGCTGGGCGCGGAACTCGGCCTCGGAGAAAGCCTCCAGCGGGCCGAAGACGCCCGCGCCCGCATTGTTGATAAGGACGTCGAAGTGGCCGGCCTCCTCTTCCGCCTTTTTGAAGGCGGCCTCGATGGAGGCGGGGTCGTTCAGATTGAGGACGACGGGGTGGAAGCGGGCCATGAGCGGCAGGTTCTCCGCCTTCCGGCCGGTGCCCCAGACGTGGTAGCCCCGGTCGCACAGGGCGCGCGCGGCCAGGAGGCCGATGCCCGCGCTGGCGCCGGTGAGGAAGATCTTCTTCATCCCTGGAATTCCTTGAATACCAGGCTCACGTTGGCCCCGCCGAAGCCGCTGGAATTGCTCATGGCGATCCGGGGGGCGGCGTCGACCGGCCGGGTGACGACGGGAATCCCCTCGCACATCGGATCCAGCTCCGTGATGTGGGCGGAGACGGGAGTGAACTTTTCCGCGATGGCCAGGGTGGTGAAGCCCGCCTCCATCGCGCCCGCCAGGCAGAGGCCGTGGCCGGTCAGGCTCTTGGTGCTGCTGATGTAGGGGATTTTTCCGCCGTCAAAAACGGCGCGGACGGCCTCGATCTCCGCCTTGTCTCCCGGCGGGGTGGAGGTGGCGTGGGCGTTGATGTAGTCGACGTCGCCGGGGGAAATCCGCGCGTCGGCCAGCGCGTTGCGCATGGCGCGGGTCAGGCCGTCGCCGGTCGGGTCCGGGGCCATGATGTTGTAGCCGTCGCTGGCCTCGCCCCAGCCGATGACCTCCGCGTAGATCGTCGCGCCGCGCTTTTGCGCGTGGTCCAGTTCCTCCAGCACCAGGGTGGTGGCGCCGCCGGTGAAGACGAAGCCGTCCCGCTTCTTGTCGAATGCGCAGGGGGTCTTCTCCGGGTCGGTGCCGGTGCTCAGCGCGCGGATGCCGGCGAAGGGGAGGCCGGTGTACTTGTTGTGGTCCTCCGCGCCGACGACGAACATGACGTCCTGCCGCCCCAGGCGGATGAGGTCCAGGGCGCTGCCCAGCCCGTGGGCGGAGGAGGAGCAGGCGCTGATGATGCCCCAGCAGGAGCCCTTGATCTTGAAGAGAGCGCCCAGATTGATGTTCAGCGTGCCGGAGATGGAGGCGACGAGGCCGAGAGGCTGCGTTTTCTGCACGCCCCGGGTGACCATGGTGTGCAGGTGCTCGTAGGACATCCACATCGACCCGGCGGAGGAGCAGAGCGCGCCGGTGCGGGGGTGGGAGACGATCTCCGGGGGGAGCTTGGCGTCGTCGATGGCCTGCTGCATTGCGCAGTAGCCGAAGACGGCGTTAGGCCCCATGGAGCGCAGGGCGCTGCGGCCCAGCTGGTAGGGCTCGGGAATGGTCCAGTCCTCGCAGTCCGGGGTGGGGAAATCGAAGCCTTTGACGGTGCCGGCCAGCTTCACGGGGGACTCCGGCCCGGCAAACTCGGAAAAGGGCTCGATGCCCGTCTTCAGCTCGCGGAGGCTGTGGAGAACTTCCGCCTTGGAATTGCCGATGCTGGTGATGAATCCCAACCCGGTGACGACGACCCGACGCATAAGCCGGTCAAGGTAGCACAGAGGCCGCCCCCGGCAATGCTTAGGTAAGGCTTAGGCCGCGGCGGGAGCCGGATCGGCGTGGGCGGCGATCTGGTTCCGCTCCAGGTTCTCGATGTCGCCGAAGGCCAGGACCAGCTTCTCGATATGGGCGATGCGGACGCCGCCGACCTTGACCGTCCCCTCGAAGAGGGCCAGCGGGGAGCGGAGGCGGAGCAGCTTGGCCTCGAACTCGAGGCGCTCGCCCGGCTTGGCCCGCTTGTAGAAGTGGGCGCCGTCCAGGGAGGCGAAGACGACCTGATTGCTCGGGATCTCGATCTGCGCCTGCGCGGCGCCCTGCTCCAGAACCCAGAGGCAGCAGGCCTGGCCCAGGGCCTCGAAGACAATGGCGGCGGGGACGACCGGATCGTCCTTGAAGTGGCCATCGAAGAACTGCTCGTCGCCCTTTAGGAAGTAGCTGGCGGTGATCGCCTCCGTGGTGAGGGAGGCCTCGTCGACGAAGAGAAAGGGAGGCTGCTGGGGAATGATGGAGGCGATCTCGTCGCGCAGGTATTTGCGGGCGGCGGGGGCGGCGGCGGGGCCGTCTTCGGGCGCGCCGGAAAGCTTGGTGTCCAGGAATTGATGGACGTCACCCATGGTGCGGATGTTCCGCAGCTCGCTGTCCTCAATGCGGAAGCCGAGGGCCTCCTCGATGGAGAGGACGATTTCCAGCATCGTCAGGGAGTCGATGCCCAAGTCTTCGGCAAGGCGGGTGTCGTTGGTCGTTTCCGCCATGGAGACTTTCGATTCGGCGGGCAGGTATCGCTCGATGATGCCGGAAATGATCACGGGGACCGCGCTGGCGTCACCCTCATTCCGGAAGCGGAGAACCGCGTCGAAAACTTCAGGGCGGCAGCGTCTTAATGCTTGCTTCAAATCCGCCACTTGTTTCTCATCGAGCGCCATATAAAATTCCTTAAACCAAGTGAATCAATCTAAGGCGGGATCTCCCCGGGTAAAGGTTAAAAAGCCGCTTTCTTCCAAAAAAATCCTTATTACCCATGAATTCGCCCCCTTCCGGGGTGGGGTGGCCACGTACTGCGCCGAAATCGCCCGAGCGGCGGCCGCACAGGGGCATGAGGTGGAGGTCTGGACCCCCGGCGCGCCGCAAAAGGAGGACGTCGCCTTGGCCCCGGTGCGGGTGATTCGTTTCGGCGGGAAATCGAGCCTGCGGCTGGGCAGCCTCCTGGCCTTTGGCCTGCGCGTCTGGCGTTGCCGCCGGATGCTGCGGGGCGTGCAGGTTGTCCTGGGCAGCTATGGCGCGCAGCGCATCTTCCTGGAGCTGGAGCGGTGGGGCCTCCTGGGCCGGATCGCGGCGGAGGCCGAGCTGACGTTCCTTTTCCACGGTTCCGAGGTGCCCCGTTACCGCGACCGTTTCTTTTTGCGCGGCCCGGCCCGGCGCGTTTTTTCCCGCGCGCCGAAGGTCTGCGCCACCTCCCGCTATTCCGCGCGGCTTTTGGAGGAGAGCGGGCTGCTCCCTTCCGGACTCCGCGTGGGCGTGGCCCTCTGCGCCATCCGGCATGACCTGCTCCACGCCGCCCGCCGCCTGCGGGAGCACCGGGGCAGGCCGAAGCCGCGCGACCCGCAGGAGCCGGTCCGCGTCCTGACGCTGGCGCGCCTTCATCCGCGCAAGGGCCAGCTGGAGACGGCCCGTGCCCTGGCCGCCCTGCCGGAGGCGGTCCGGCGGAAGGTTCTTTACCAAGTCGGCGGCACGGGGGCTGCCGCTTACCTGTATCAGGTGGAGGCGGCCTGCCGGGAGGGAGGCGTCCGCTTCGCGCACCTCGGCGCGGTGCCGGAGGAGCGCCTGGCCGCGACGTACGATCAGTGCGACTTCCATGTGATGACCAGCCGCGCCCTGCCAAAGAGCGTGGAAGGCTTCGGCCTTTCCTATTTGGAGGCGGGCGTCTTTGGGAAGCCCTCCATCGCCTGCCGGACTGGCGGCGTGGAGGAAGCGGTCCTCGACGGCCTCAGCGGCATCCTGGTGGAGGAAGGAAACCAAAAGGAGCTGGTGGAGGCGCTCCGCCGCCTCATCGAGGACGCGGAGCTGCGGCAGGTTTTGGGCGAGGGGGCGAGGGCCCACGCCCTTTCCCACGATTGGCAGGAGGCGGCGCGCGTCGTCTTTAGCGAGATCGGTTGACTCCGGCCTGGCGGACAGGCTCGGGTGCGACGCGCTGGCCGGCGAATTGGCCGGGCTCCATCTTCGGCCTCCACGCCTGGCGGTGGGCTTCCAGGAGGAGGGGCAGGGCCGTCGGGTTCTTTTCCCGCGTCGCCAGCCAGAGGACGTTCTTAAGCGTGTCCGGCTCCAGCTTGGCGATCATTTGGCTCCACTTTTCGGCGGGCCAGGCTTGATCGGGATGGGCCGTTTCGTAAAGGAGGCGCTTGGCCGCGTTGCGGGCGTAGACTGGGCCGGGTTCCAGCCCCATCTTCGCGCGGCCCTGGGGATCGCCTAAAACTTCCAGCGTGCTGCCGTAAAGCTCCGGCAGGACGTCCCGGTAAAAACGCTCGCGCCGGGCTTCGGGGATTTTGTCCAGGACGCCTTCCCGCAGGTTCCAGGCGGCTTCCCGTGCGGTAAAGGTGTGGCCGGAGCGGGGGCGGGTCGCCTCCTCGTCCCGGATGAGCGCGGCGATCGGTTCCAGCTCCGCTCGAGACGTCGGAATGCGGCCTTCCTTCCCCGCCTGGGAGGCGATCAGCGTGTTCATCCGCGCCAGGAGCTCCGATTCCTGGAGGTAGTAGATATTCTCGTAGTCGCCGTTCGCCCCGCCTTTATGGAGGAGGGCATCCAAATCCTGGTAACGGGCGGCCGTTTTCTGTTCCGTCTCGCCCGCGCGGACCAACGTTTCCAAGGAAGGATGGAATCCGTTGAAAATGTCTTTCCCGCTTTGGGCGGGATACCGTTCCGGGGCGACGAGGGCGTCCAGCAGGCAGGCTTCCTGGTGCAGCGCGTGGAAGGCCTCATGGCTGACATGGCCGATTTGGTAAGGAAGAAGCGATTCGTCCGAGGAAAGGCGGGCTTCGATCCGGTGCGGCTTCAGAACGTCCCAGGGGTTCCACCCCTTGTTGTGGGAGCACTCGATGCCGTCCCCCTCATGGAAGGAGGCGTGAAAATGGAGCGGCGTGGGGACGTCGAAGAGGGGGTCGACATGGAGTCCCGGGACGGGCGCGTCCCCGTATTCCAGAGCCAGGACTTCCCGCGCCGTGGCGTGGCCGCGGCTGAGCAGGGCATGGAGCCGCCCGGTTGCTTCGTCGGGGGAAAGGGGGCGGGAGCTCATAGCCGGGTACTTATAATTCGGCTATTTCCCGCCCGTTAATTAACGGACGCTAAATATAGTAGCGCCAGTTGATGTTGGGGAAGATGTTGTCCCGCCACTCGCAGTTGCCCAGGAAGTCGTTGTCGATCCGGTTCTGTTCGATCTGCTCGGCCAGGCGGTTGAAGCGCAGGAGGTGGTCCTTCGTCCGCTTCACGGCGTAGGGGACCATGGTGCCGGTCTTCATGATGAAGGCCCAGTCGCTCGACTGCGCCAGGAGCAGCTCCCGGGCGGCTTGCTTCATGGCCCGGTCGGTCTGGCCGTAGCAGTCGCGGAAGCGGCGGGCCAGGGCGGTCATCCGCGCGGCGGCCTGGTGCAGGTGGGGATAGATCCAGGCGTTGGAGCCCTCCAGCCAGACTTCCCAATACCCCTTGGCGCCCCAGGAGGAGGCGGACGGGGTGGAGACCTGCTGCGTGGGGTAGCGGGTCAGGTACTCGCTGGGGGTGATCGTCTTGAAGGTGTTTTGGTCGTAGGCGGTCTTCCGCAGGAAGTAGTTGAGGAACTGCGGCCCCTCAAACCACCAGTGGCCGTAGAGTTCCGCGTCGTAGGGGGAGACGATGATCGGCGGGCGGTCCATCACGCCGCGGAGGTGCTCCACCTGCTTCTGCCGGTTGAAGAGGAAGTTGCCCGCGTGCTCCGCCGCCTTCGCCGTGGCGGCCTGGGGACGGTAGGGCTCCTTCTCCACGTTGCGGCCGGTGATGCGGTGGTATTTGAGGCCGGTGAATTTCCGCTGGCCGGTGGAGAGGATGTAGGGGCGGATGTAGTCGTATTCCAGGTCGAAGCCGATGTCCCGGTAGAATTCCCGGTAGGCGCCGTCGCCGGGGTAGCCCTCGTCCGCGCTCCAGCTGTCGTTCGAGTCCATTCTGCATTTCCTGTTTGATTGTCCTTCGCGGTGTAGGTATCGGCGCCTGCTCACAAATTTGCGCTTGGCCGCCGTGTTTGCGCGTCTCAGGCATGCGGTGGCCTCTCGACTAAACCCCGCGCGCTAGAACAAATATGTGGCCGCAGCTCCTTGCCTGGCTGCACAACGTCATCTCATCGGAGTCCATCCGTGCCCGCCATCATTCAACAACTTTTGAATCAAAGAGCCCGCCGACCTTTGGTTGCTCGTCGGCTTCGCCATACTCGTGCTCGCCTGTCTCTCCCGCTACTTTGAGGGCCGGCTCCCCTTCGTCCACCGCATTGCGTATGCTATCGGCCACGTATGCTCTGCTATCGCCTTCTGGAAAGCTTTTGAGCTGCTGGCTACCGCGTTCATCGTGACGTCCGCGCAACATTTCGACATGAACCTGTTGGGAGCATTGCCACCGGGCAAGCTCTTCCTGCTCCTGATGACAGAGGTAGGACTGTTTACGTTCGCCGTGCTTTTCTCGCGGCCCGCGTGGGCTTGGGCTGCCACGCCATTCATGGGCGGCATCCACATCGATTCAGGCCTGTTGTGCTCGGTTGGGCCGATGACGACACGCAGCTCGAACGCCTCGAACGATACAACCAATTTGCCGCCAGCCTGAGCAATGTGCGCTATACCGGCCAAGTACCGTTAGATACACTCAAGGACACATGACCGACTATTTACTTTTCGCCGGCGACAGCCACTACGCAGCCGGCGGCGCGAGCGATTTTGTCACGACGCTATCAAACGACGAACTTGTGCGAAACGGCGACGCGGGAATAGCTCGGGCTCTCACGGACTGGATTCCGTCGCGCGAAGAAGAACGCGGCATCGCTCGCCACCCTGACTGGGCCCATCTCGCGACTCTGACGGATGAAGGGTTGGAGATTGTCCGCCGCTGGAGGGTCGAGTCAGAAACAGAATGGTCAGGGCCTCATCCCTTCGCAGGCGAACCGGGTGCCGTTCGATACCAGTCGGACGAGTTCTTCAAAGAGTTCTCCTGGCTTCGAGTCGTCGAGTTGCCCCGAAAATCGTAATTCACAGCGGAGACCACGAGTCTCCGCTTTTTACTTCTCCTGTGCCTGCTCTGGACGCACTCGAGGAATGGCCTACAAATCTGCAGGGCGCGTACCGAGGTTCCGGCCAGCAACTTTCCAGGTTATCCACAAATGGACCACAGCCATGTTTGTGGGCCTTTCCCAGATTTGTAGACCGTGCAGCCCAAGGTTGTAGTCCATCCGGCAGCGAGGTCTGTAGGCTTTGAGGGGTATGGCCTACGTTCATGGAAGCGCCGCGACGCAGGTTTTAGCCGGTATCAGCTTGAATTTCCCCCGCGAATCAGCAAGTTGC
This window contains:
- a CDS encoding SDR family NAD(P)-dependent oxidoreductase, with amino-acid sequence MKKIFLTGASAGIGLLAARALCDRGYHVWGTGRKAENLPLMARFHPVVLNLNDPASIEAAFKKAEEEAGHFDVLINNAGAGVFGPLEAFSEAEFRAQLETLLLGPLQLIRLALPGFRQRQDGLILNISSLAAEFPLPFLNPYSLSKAALSSMTEGLRLELAHTGIRLCDLRPGDFATQFHLSTRRIDGPLNEAYAPNLDRAWQAIDRNMNRAPDPQKVADTVVRIVEGEITRPVVAVGDVFQARIAPLLARLAPRRWVQWGLRVYYGLVKRRR
- a CDS encoding DUF1957 domain-containing protein; this translates as MDSNDSWSADEGYPGDGAYREFYRDIGFDLEYDYIRPYILSTGQRKFTGLKYHRITGRNVEKEPYRPQAATAKAAEHAGNFLFNRQKQVEHLRGVMDRPPIIVSPYDAELYGHWWFEGPQFLNYFLRKTAYDQNTFKTITPSEYLTRYPTQQVSTPSASSWGAKGYWEVWLEGSNAWIYPHLHQAAARMTALARRFRDCYGQTDRAMKQAARELLLAQSSDWAFIMKTGTMVPYAVKRTKDHLLRFNRLAEQIEQNRIDNDFLGNCEWRDNIFPNINWRYYI
- a CDS encoding glycosyltransferase family 4 protein, which encodes MATYCAEIARAAAAQGHEVEVWTPGAPQKEDVALAPVRVIRFGGKSSLRLGSLLAFGLRVWRCRRMLRGVQVVLGSYGAQRIFLELERWGLLGRIAAEAELTFLFHGSEVPRYRDRFFLRGPARRVFSRAPKVCATSRYSARLLEESGLLPSGLRVGVALCAIRHDLLHAARRLREHRGRPKPRDPQEPVRVLTLARLHPRKGQLETARALAALPEAVRRKVLYQVGGTGAAAYLYQVEAACREGGVRFAHLGAVPEERLAATYDQCDFHVMTSRALPKSVEGFGLSYLEAGVFGKPSIACRTGGVEEAVLDGLSGILVEEGNQKELVEALRRLIEDAELRQVLGEGARAHALSHDWQEAARVVFSEIG
- a CDS encoding phosphopantetheine-binding protein, with amino-acid sequence MIISGIIERYLPAESKVSMAETTNDTRLAEDLGIDSLTMLEIVLSIEEALGFRIEDSELRNIRTMGDVHQFLDTKLSGAPEDGPAAAPAARKYLRDEIASIIPQQPPFLFVDEASLTTEAITASYFLKGDEQFFDGHFKDDPVVPAAIVFEALGQACCLWVLEQGAAQAQIEIPSNQVVFASLDGAHFYKRAKPGERLEFEAKLLRLRSPLALFEGTVKVGGVRIAHIEKLVLAFGDIENLERNQIAAHADPAPAAA
- a CDS encoding beta-ketoacyl-[acyl-carrier-protein] synthase family protein; translation: MRRVVVTGLGFITSIGNSKAEVLHSLRELKTGIEPFSEFAGPESPVKLAGTVKGFDFPTPDCEDWTIPEPYQLGRSALRSMGPNAVFGYCAMQQAIDDAKLPPEIVSHPRTGALCSSAGSMWMSYEHLHTMVTRGVQKTQPLGLVASISGTLNINLGALFKIKGSCWGIISACSSSAHGLGSALDLIRLGRQDVMFVVGAEDHNKYTGLPFAGIRALSTGTDPEKTPCAFDKKRDGFVFTGGATTLVLEELDHAQKRGATIYAEVIGWGEASDGYNIMAPDPTGDGLTRAMRNALADARISPGDVDYINAHATSTPPGDKAEIEAVRAVFDGGKIPYISSTKSLTGHGLCLAGAMEAGFTTLAIAEKFTPVSAHITELDPMCEGIPVVTRPVDAAPRIAMSNSSGFGGANVSLVFKEFQG